The genomic segment AGTTCGCGGCGGATATGAAAGTATCTTTAGTCAATGACGGGCCTGTTACATTTTGGTTAACTATTTAATAAAAAAGGACTGAATTTACAGTCCTTTTTTATCTCGTTGTTATACACCAAATTCTTCACGATAAGCTTTCATTGTCGGAAGATATTGGCTGTACTGACTGCCAGTCTCGATAAACTGCATTAAGTCATCAAGATCAACGATAGAGAGTACATTACATTGGTAATCGCGTTCCACTTCTTGAATGGCTGACAAATCACCTTTGCCACGTTCTTTACGATTTAACGCAATAACGACCGCACTTAATGTGGCACCGTTTGCCGCGATAATGTCCATCGCTTCGCGAATGGCTGTCCCTGCAGTAATCACATCGTCCACTAATAACACATTGCCTTGTAAAGGCGAACCAATAAGATTCCCACCTTCACCATGATCTTTGGCTTCTTTACGATTAAAACATACCGGTTTGTCTAAGCCAAATTGGTTGAATAAAGCCACAGACACCGTTGTCCCGATAGGAATCCCTTTGTAAGCGGGGCCAAAAATGACATCATACTCTAAACCACTGGCTTGAATAGCCGCAGCGTAAAACTCACCTAAACGTGCTAAATCTGCCCCCGTATTAAATAAACCCGCATTAAAAAAATAAGGACTCACACGACCTGATTTTAATTTAAACTCGCCAAAGCGTAGTACATTACGGCTTAGAGCAAATTGGATAAATTCACGTTTGTAGTTTTGCATATTGTTATTATCCTTTTATTTTGTCTCACATAAAAAAGATGAAGAGAAAACCCATTTCTATCATGCATTCTCTAAAGCACCACGTTGTGCAACAAAAATTTGTTCACAGCCTTGTTTCGCTAAATTGAGCAATTGTAATAATTCTTCATGAGAAAACGGCTCGCCTTCCGCTGTACCTTGCACTTCAATCATACGACCATCTTCCATCATCACGACATTCATATCTGTTTCTGCTGCGCTGTCTTCCACATATTCCAAATCACACACAGGTGTACCGTCCACAATCCCTACCGAAATCGCGGCGACTAACCCTTTAATCGGGCTAGTTTTTAACGTACCGTCAGCCAATAAGCCATGAATCGCATCAATTAATGCAACGCAAGCACCTGTAATGGATGCAGTACGTGTACCGCCGTCTGCTTGAATAACATCGCAGTCTAAGGTAATTGAACGTTCGCCTAAGGCTTCTAAATCCACCATAGCACGCAATGAACGTGCAA from the [Actinobacillus] rossii genome contains:
- the pyrE gene encoding orotate phosphoribosyltransferase; its protein translation is MQNYKREFIQFALSRNVLRFGEFKLKSGRVSPYFFNAGLFNTGADLARLGEFYAAAIQASGLEYDVIFGPAYKGIPIGTTVSVALFNQFGLDKPVCFNRKEAKDHGEGGNLIGSPLQGNVLLVDDVITAGTAIREAMDIIAANGATLSAVVIALNRKERGKGDLSAIQEVERDYQCNVLSIVDLDDLMQFIETGSQYSQYLPTMKAYREEFGV
- the rph gene encoding ribonuclease PH; this translates as MRPNERPNNQPRPIKITRNYTKHAEGSVLVEFGDTKVLCTASVDETVPRFLKGQGQGWVTAEYGMLPRSTHSRMQREAAKGKQGGRTMEIQRLIARSLRAMVDLEALGERSITLDCDVIQADGGTRTASITGACVALIDAIHGLLADGTLKTSPIKGLVAAISVGIVDGTPVCDLEYVEDSAAETDMNVVMMEDGRMIEVQGTAEGEPFSHEELLQLLNLAKQGCEQIFVAQRGALENA